One genomic region from Gammaproteobacteria bacterium encodes:
- a CDS encoding acetyl-CoA C-acetyltransferase encodes MSFSNPNRVAIVAANRIPFARAHGAYASVGNEDMMTVALRGLVEKTGLQGQRLGDVSLGAVIKHSKDWNLARESVLGSGLSRETPAFDIQRACGTGLSAAIQIANKIALGQINAGIAGGCDTVSDAPIVYARDYQQLLLRLNRQRDWKGKLKTALGIRPRHFKPEFPGVTEPRTGLSMGESCEVMAKEWGISREAQDQLALDSHLKTAAAYAEGFYQDLVTPYLGLEKDNNMRADSSMEKLAKLKPAFDRKSGNGTLTAGNSTPLTDGASCALLATESWAREHNLPVMAYLSHCEVAAVDFLGGEGLLMAPAYAVSRMLDKADLTFEDFDLFEIHEAFAAQVLCTLAAWESDEFCRERLGRDTALGSIDRSKLNPKGSSLAQGHPFGATGTRILGIAAKQLQARGSGRALISICTGGGMGVTAILEAN; translated from the coding sequence ATGAGTTTTTCCAATCCCAACCGGGTTGCCATAGTGGCCGCCAATCGTATTCCATTTGCCCGGGCACACGGCGCCTACGCCAGCGTCGGGAACGAAGACATGATGACCGTGGCCTTACGCGGACTGGTCGAAAAAACCGGATTACAGGGACAACGTCTGGGTGATGTGTCACTGGGTGCGGTGATCAAACATTCCAAAGACTGGAATCTGGCGCGCGAATCGGTTTTGGGCAGTGGTCTGTCACGCGAAACTCCGGCCTTTGATATCCAGCGCGCTTGTGGCACCGGTTTATCCGCCGCGATCCAGATCGCGAATAAAATAGCCCTCGGTCAGATCAACGCCGGTATTGCCGGTGGTTGCGACACGGTCAGTGATGCGCCTATTGTGTATGCACGCGACTATCAACAATTATTATTGCGCCTTAATCGACAACGCGACTGGAAAGGCAAACTCAAAACCGCATTAGGTATTCGCCCGCGCCATTTTAAACCCGAGTTTCCCGGCGTGACCGAACCTCGCACCGGCCTGTCGATGGGTGAAAGCTGTGAGGTCATGGCCAAAGAATGGGGCATTAGTCGTGAAGCCCAGGATCAGTTGGCTCTGGACAGTCATTTAAAAACAGCCGCCGCCTACGCCGAAGGATTTTATCAAGACCTGGTTACGCCCTATCTGGGACTAGAAAAAGACAACAACATGCGGGCCGACAGCAGCATGGAAAAACTCGCCAAACTCAAACCGGCCTTTGATCGCAAATCCGGTAATGGCACCTTGACCGCAGGCAACAGCACGCCCCTAACCGATGGTGCCTCCTGTGCATTGCTGGCCACCGAAAGTTGGGCGCGCGAACACAACTTGCCGGTCATGGCCTACCTGTCGCATTGCGAAGTGGCCGCCGTGGATTTTCTGGGAGGTGAAGGTTTGCTCATGGCTCCGGCCTATGCCGTTTCTCGCATGCTGGATAAAGCAGACCTGACCTTTGAAGATTTTGACTTGTTTGAGATCCACGAGGCGTTTGCCGCACAAGTTCTGTGCACACTGGCCGCCTGGGAATCCGACGAATTCTGTCGTGAACGCTTGGGTCGCGACACAGCATTAGGCTCCATCGATCGCAGCAAACTCAATCCCAAAGGCAGTAGTCTGGCACAAGGACATCCGTTTGGCGCCACCGGTACCCGCATTCTGGGCATTGCCGCCAAACAATTGCAAGCACGCGGCTCGGGTCGTGCCCTCATCTCGATCTGCACCGGCGGCGGCATGGGCGTGACGGCAATACTGGAAGCAAATTGA
- a CDS encoding alpha/beta fold hydrolase, with translation MLKFIKFTLLLLVGLYLLICGYMFTQQKNMLFIPVPEDPAYTAQFKHSRFDIDIDGFKLHGWMQHSIGTQEKPFVIYYGGNAEEVSHHQTWFAAHGISDYLLMNYRGYGKSSGAPSEAALKSDALAIFDHVVNTLGVSPQRVVLMGRSLGSGIASYVASEREVAKVVLITPYDSIASVAQGYYPWLPVSLIMTERFDSLTLAPNIDEPVLCLIAETDRIVPTQHARRLCSAWKGPDQQVVIPASDHINIVSKPEFKHRVKTFLN, from the coding sequence ATGCTTAAGTTCATCAAATTCACGCTGCTCTTGTTGGTCGGCCTCTATCTGCTGATCTGCGGGTATATGTTTACTCAACAAAAGAACATGCTGTTCATTCCCGTTCCGGAAGACCCGGCCTACACCGCACAATTCAAGCATTCCAGATTTGACATCGACATTGATGGGTTTAAGTTACACGGCTGGATGCAACACAGTATTGGCACGCAGGAAAAGCCCTTTGTTATTTACTACGGGGGAAATGCCGAAGAGGTGTCGCATCACCAAACGTGGTTTGCTGCCCACGGGATAAGCGACTATTTGCTCATGAATTACCGCGGCTATGGCAAGAGCTCGGGCGCACCCAGTGAAGCCGCACTCAAAAGCGATGCACTGGCCATTTTTGATCACGTTGTCAATACGCTCGGAGTTAGTCCTCAGCGTGTTGTGTTAATGGGTCGCAGTCTGGGCAGCGGAATCGCGAGTTATGTGGCGAGTGAACGCGAGGTGGCAAAAGTGGTTCTGATCACTCCCTATGACAGCATCGCCAGTGTTGCCCAGGGCTATTATCCCTGGTTGCCAGTGTCCCTGATAATGACCGAGCGCTTCGACTCCCTGACCCTGGCACCGAATATCGATGAACCGGTCTTGTGTCTGATCGCCGAGACCGATCGCATTGTGCCGACTCAACACGCGCGCCGCTTATGTTCGGCCTGGAAAGGTCCCGACCAGCAAGTCGTTATTCCGGCCAGTGATCACATCAACATTGTGTCCAAGCCAGAATTCAAACATCGGGTAAAAACGTTTTTAAATTAA